A DNA window from Pseudodesulfovibrio thermohalotolerans contains the following coding sequences:
- the pyk gene encoding pyruvate kinase has product MDRHIKIIATLGPATGTYETVQELVKSGAKIFRLNFSHGGKEFFAKMVEIIRRLEDETGLTLTILQDLSGPKIRTCDVGLGVIEVTKGTEVLLGTPDKVAGVKEPFICLDIPEMFHGVKVGDPVALSDGMIRFNVVKIEGENLIRLKAANSGMCPPRKGITFPGTTTPLAPLTDKDKKDLAFGMELGVDVVAMSFVQKPEDIRNLRTEMAKHGKPLPIVAKLERTAALACLDELVDEADGIMVARGDLGLELDLAELPVAQKRIIKQCNQAGKPVIVATQMLLSMVNSPMATRAETTDVANAILDGADCVMLSEETAIGNYPGETVRFMRKIAYEIEAFMFEPGQADLDKGGAREHPSTFLAYAAAMLAGKTNARAIVCHSTSGATSRLLSSCRPKQSIYALSSDHTVRHFTNLSWGVIPAVPLDVIHDHQERAEVFVRQCSDFVPGDIVIITAGQPERGKTTTQTNVVKLYEKLSKEED; this is encoded by the coding sequence ATGGACAGGCATATAAAAATCATCGCCACCCTCGGTCCGGCCACCGGGACCTACGAAACGGTCCAGGAGCTGGTCAAGTCCGGAGCCAAGATTTTCCGGCTCAACTTTTCCCATGGCGGCAAGGAATTCTTCGCCAAGATGGTGGAGATCATCCGAAGGCTGGAGGACGAGACAGGGTTGACCCTGACCATCCTTCAGGATTTGTCCGGCCCCAAGATCCGCACCTGCGACGTCGGGCTGGGGGTCATCGAAGTGACCAAGGGCACCGAGGTCCTGCTGGGCACCCCCGACAAGGTCGCAGGGGTGAAGGAGCCGTTCATCTGCCTGGACATTCCCGAGATGTTCCACGGCGTCAAGGTCGGCGACCCCGTGGCCCTGTCCGACGGCATGATCCGCTTCAACGTGGTCAAGATCGAGGGCGAGAACCTCATCCGCCTCAAGGCCGCCAACTCGGGCATGTGTCCGCCGCGCAAGGGGATCACTTTCCCCGGCACGACCACGCCGCTGGCCCCGCTGACGGACAAGGACAAGAAGGACCTGGCCTTTGGCATGGAGCTGGGCGTGGATGTGGTGGCCATGAGCTTCGTGCAGAAGCCCGAGGACATCCGCAACCTGCGCACCGAGATGGCCAAGCACGGCAAGCCCCTGCCGATCGTGGCCAAGCTTGAGCGCACCGCGGCCCTGGCCTGCCTGGACGAGCTCGTGGACGAGGCCGACGGCATCATGGTCGCCCGCGGCGATCTCGGCCTGGAGCTGGACCTCGCCGAGCTGCCCGTGGCCCAGAAGAGAATCATCAAGCAGTGCAACCAGGCGGGAAAGCCGGTCATCGTGGCCACCCAGATGCTCCTGTCCATGGTCAATTCGCCCATGGCTACCCGGGCCGAGACCACGGACGTGGCCAACGCCATCCTGGACGGCGCGGACTGCGTCATGCTCTCCGAGGAGACGGCCATCGGCAACTACCCCGGCGAGACCGTCCGGTTCATGCGCAAGATCGCCTACGAGATCGAGGCGTTCATGTTCGAGCCCGGCCAGGCCGATCTGGACAAGGGCGGAGCAAGGGAACACCCCTCGACCTTCCTGGCCTATGCCGCGGCCATGCTGGCGGGCAAGACCAACGCCCGGGCCATCGTCTGCCATTCCACCTCCGGGGCGACCTCGCGGCTGCTCTCCTCCTGCCGTCCCAAGCAGTCGATCTACGCGCTTTCGTCCGACCATACGGTCAGGCATTTCACCAACCTGTCCTGGGGCGTCATCCCCGCAGTACCGCTTGACGTCATCCATGACCACCAGGAGCGCGCCGAGGTCTTTGTCCGGCAATGCTCGGACTTCGTGCCCGGGGACATAGTCATCATCACGGCGGGCCAGCCGGAGCGGGGCAAGACCACCACCCAGACCAACGTGGTCAAGCTGTACGAGAAAC
- a CDS encoding division/cell wall cluster transcriptional repressor MraZ, with the protein MRFRGHAHRSLDDKGRLILPPEFRDTIHSELPDGVMVLTIYDKHVIGITPKQWDVLINELESIRVPSRSMQNTIRLLNLGYTVTPVGKQGRIAIPAHLRKSGKLEKDVVVMGAGRRFEIWSAEAFEALLEEDNDVSSELAENNVSLPF; encoded by the coding sequence ATGAGGTTTAGAGGTCACGCACATAGAAGCCTGGACGACAAAGGTCGGCTTATTCTGCCGCCCGAGTTCCGGGATACGATCCATTCCGAATTGCCGGACGGGGTCATGGTGCTGACCATTTACGACAAGCATGTCATCGGTATCACCCCGAAGCAATGGGATGTGCTCATTAACGAACTGGAAAGCATCCGAGTCCCCAGCCGCTCTATGCAAAATACCATACGGCTGCTGAATTTGGGATACACCGTGACCCCGGTGGGTAAACAGGGGCGCATAGCCATCCCCGCACATCTGCGCAAATCCGGCAAGCTGGAAAAGGATGTCGTGGTAATGGGCGCGGGCAGACGGTTTGAGATCTGGTCCGCGGAAGCTTTCGAAGCCCTGCTCGAAGAGGATAACGACGTGTCCTCGGAGTTGGCGGAAAACAACGTCTCCCTGCCGTTCTAG
- the rsmH gene encoding 16S rRNA (cytosine(1402)-N(4))-methyltransferase RsmH, whose translation MKPGEVSPASLHTTVLLQEVVRWLNPRQGGRYMDGTLGMGGHSLALMEAAGEGAELVGLDRDAEALALATERLDAFKGRVHLFHLPFSRFEEALDEVGWDAVDGAVLDLGVSSMQLDEAERGFSFIHDGPLDMRMDPDSGPSAEVLVNTLKHGELARIIRVYGEDPLAGKIASAILRAREEKAITRTLQLAEIVRLAYPPKMRHTARNHPATRTFQGLRIAVNRELEELEQYLSSIIERLKPGARLAIISFHSLEDRAVKYAFRDAAKGCKCPPHQLHCTCGGVPEMKVLTKKPLIASQAERDANPRARSAKLRVAERLGPDGEQA comes from the coding sequence ATGAAGCCGGGAGAAGTCAGCCCCGCCTCGCTCCACACCACTGTTCTTTTGCAGGAAGTGGTTCGATGGCTGAATCCCCGCCAGGGGGGCCGCTACATGGACGGCACCCTGGGCATGGGCGGCCACAGTCTGGCGCTCATGGAGGCGGCGGGCGAAGGCGCCGAGCTTGTCGGACTCGACCGGGACGCAGAAGCGCTTGCCCTCGCGACCGAACGCCTGGATGCGTTCAAGGGCCGCGTGCACCTCTTCCATCTGCCTTTTTCCAGGTTTGAGGAAGCCTTGGACGAGGTCGGCTGGGACGCGGTGGACGGAGCGGTCCTGGACCTGGGCGTATCGTCCATGCAGTTGGACGAGGCTGAAAGAGGATTCAGCTTCATCCACGATGGCCCGCTGGACATGCGTATGGACCCGGATTCCGGCCCGTCGGCCGAAGTACTGGTAAATACGCTGAAACACGGAGAGCTGGCGCGGATCATACGGGTGTACGGGGAAGACCCGCTGGCCGGAAAGATCGCCTCGGCAATACTGAGGGCGCGGGAAGAAAAAGCGATCACGAGGACGCTTCAACTGGCCGAGATAGTGCGGCTCGCCTATCCGCCCAAGATGCGGCACACGGCGCGCAACCACCCGGCGACCCGCACCTTCCAGGGACTGCGCATAGCGGTCAACAGGGAGCTTGAAGAGCTTGAACAGTATCTTTCGAGCATAATCGAACGTCTGAAACCGGGGGCGAGGCTGGCCATAATTTCATTTCACTCCCTTGAGGACAGGGCCGTGAAATACGCATTTCGGGATGCCGCCAAGGGGTGCAAATGCCCTCCGCATCAACTCCACTGCACCTGCGGAGGCGTGCCCGAGATGAAAGTGCTGACAAAGAAGCCGCTGATCGCCTCGCAGGCTGAACGGGACGCGAACCCCCGGGCCAGGAGCGCCAAGCTCCGGGTGGCGGAGAGACTCGGACCCGACGGAGAACAAGCATGA
- a CDS encoding penicillin-binding transpeptidase domain-containing protein, with protein sequence MAKDNTRRTDHSGIKMGFVMALFSIALGALWFRTGWVQLHEGDALAEQASRQSLAAEYEYGERGRILDRNGEMLATSVEAQSVFARPHKIENLDVACDVLSRDLKLSRRDVYRKLKSRKKFVWIKRQITDREAAALTRADLKGVRLTTEHSRIYPNGHLAGQLLGFTDIDGRGREGVEHLFDKLLSPSKAEFVVQRDATGRRLYLDAHGREINVNGKDVRLTIDTHIQHAAEQALANSIAKYDARAGIVLVVDVASGDILAMASEPFFNPNTVRSSDPAQRRLRPLTDIYEPGSTMKPLLFAAAIQEGLISPDTLIDCENGRWRVANKVIRDTHPARWLPAHKVLRYSSNIGTAKIGMELGSGVYYDYLTKLGFGEKTDLGMPGEAAGILRSPGSWTSVDLAAISFGQSIGVTAVQLAKGFLCLANQGATKDLNLILVPEHMRRNASIQVFSPETAATVLKMMEEVVQEDGTGRSARIEGITMAGKTGTAQKASKKGGYGDQYLSSFVALVPAEEPELLVITMIDEPQKSPYGSMVAAPVCREVTVRTLAYHGQLSETLHADATVSAPASALSGASLEKAVPMPVAPSVKDRVPNMKGLPVRRALETLAGMGIVPVLKGQGMTVTRQEPPAGQPWPGNRTKEGTEDVFVLWLS encoded by the coding sequence ATGGCAAAGGACAACACAAGGCGCACAGATCACAGCGGGATCAAGATGGGGTTCGTCATGGCCCTCTTCTCGATTGCGCTCGGTGCTCTGTGGTTTCGCACAGGCTGGGTGCAGCTCCATGAGGGCGACGCTCTGGCCGAGCAAGCCTCCAGACAGAGCCTGGCCGCCGAATACGAATACGGCGAACGGGGCCGCATTCTCGACCGCAACGGCGAGATGCTGGCGACCTCCGTGGAGGCCCAGTCCGTATTCGCACGTCCTCACAAGATCGAAAATCTCGACGTAGCCTGCGATGTCCTTTCCCGCGACCTCAAGCTTTCCCGCCGCGACGTCTACCGCAAGCTCAAGTCCCGCAAGAAATTCGTCTGGATAAAGCGGCAGATCACTGACCGCGAGGCCGCCGCCCTGACCAGGGCGGACCTCAAGGGAGTCCGACTGACCACGGAGCACTCCCGCATCTATCCCAACGGGCATCTGGCCGGGCAACTGCTCGGCTTCACCGATATCGACGGCCGAGGCCGCGAGGGTGTCGAACATCTTTTCGACAAGCTGCTCTCCCCGAGCAAGGCCGAGTTCGTGGTCCAGCGCGACGCCACCGGCAGACGCCTCTACCTGGACGCCCACGGCCGCGAGATCAACGTCAACGGCAAGGATGTCCGGCTGACCATCGACACACACATCCAGCACGCCGCCGAACAGGCCCTTGCCAACTCCATAGCCAAATACGACGCCCGCGCGGGCATCGTCCTGGTGGTGGACGTGGCGTCCGGCGACATCCTGGCCATGGCCAGCGAGCCGTTCTTCAACCCGAACACGGTGCGTTCCTCCGACCCGGCCCAACGGCGGCTGCGTCCGCTGACCGATATTTACGAGCCCGGCTCCACCATGAAGCCGCTGCTCTTCGCCGCCGCCATCCAGGAAGGCCTGATCTCCCCCGACACGCTCATCGACTGCGAAAACGGACGCTGGCGGGTGGCCAACAAGGTCATCCGGGACACCCACCCCGCCAGATGGCTCCCCGCCCACAAGGTCCTGCGCTACTCGTCCAACATCGGCACGGCCAAGATCGGCATGGAGCTGGGGTCCGGGGTCTATTACGACTACCTGACCAAGCTGGGCTTCGGCGAAAAGACCGACCTCGGAATGCCGGGCGAGGCCGCAGGCATCCTCCGCTCCCCGGGCTCCTGGACCTCCGTGGACCTTGCGGCCATCAGCTTCGGCCAGTCCATCGGCGTGACCGCCGTGCAGTTGGCCAAGGGGTTCCTCTGCCTGGCCAACCAGGGCGCGACCAAGGACCTGAATCTCATCCTGGTTCCCGAGCACATGCGCCGGAACGCCTCCATTCAGGTTTTCAGCCCCGAGACCGCCGCCACCGTCCTGAAGATGATGGAGGAAGTCGTCCAGGAAGACGGCACCGGGCGCAGCGCGCGCATCGAGGGCATCACCATGGCCGGCAAGACCGGCACCGCGCAGAAGGCATCCAAAAAGGGCGGCTACGGCGATCAATATCTCTCCTCCTTCGTGGCGCTGGTTCCGGCCGAAGAGCCCGAACTGCTGGTCATCACCATGATCGACGAACCGCAGAAGTCCCCATACGGCTCCATGGTCGCCGCCCCGGTCTGCCGCGAGGTGACCGTGCGCACCCTGGCCTACCACGGCCAGTTGTCCGAGACTCTGCACGCCGACGCAACGGTAAGCGCGCCCGCGTCCGCCCTTTCCGGCGCGTCGCTGGAAAAGGCCGTGCCCATGCCCGTGGCCCCCTCCGTGAAGGATCGGGTCCCCAACATGAAGGGACTTCCCGTACGCAGGGCGTTGGAGACCCTGGCGGGAATGGGAATAGTCCCCGTGCTCAAGGGGCAGGGGATGACGGTCACGCGCCAGGAGCCGCCCGCGGGGCAGCCCTGGCCCGGCAACCGAACCAAGGAGGGAACGGAAGATGTTTTTGTTCTCTGGCTCTCATAG
- a CDS encoding UDP-N-acetylmuramoyl-L-alanyl-D-glutamate--2,6-diaminopimelate ligase: MFLFSGSHREKEKVRGVMDFESLLEKAKKGLVVRTDSRKLQDGECFVAMPGAKVRGVDYIPDALNNGARYVVAPEAAHDLVAPVVEDRAVAVYVENPAVALGELARAYFHLLDRDLKLVAVTGTNGKTTTSYIIEHLLASSGLKVGVLGTVNYRWPGFTMDAPLTTPDCWMIHELLFNMKKADVDVAVMEVSSHALDQYRVAGLDFDAAVFTNLTQDHLDYHGDMETYFGAKAKLFAEYPRLNKAAVINYDDPYGRRLLADCDNGIGYGIGDPSGIGEKPLLKGRILSMTGQGMEIEISWKNKTWVVKSPLVGSFNALNLLAAQAVGLQLGLSGKDMRKLATFPGVPGRLERVMNDRNLDIFVDYAHTPDALENVQRTLKELDFKRLITVFGCGGDRDRTKRPLMAQSAARYADVAVLTSDNPRTEDPAAIMDDARPGLAEARHVMENPDRAEAIKMAVAEMEPGDALLIAGKGHEDYQIIGTTKRHFSDKEAALKAIEEVYS; the protein is encoded by the coding sequence ATGTTTTTGTTCTCTGGCTCTCATAGAGAAAAGGAAAAGGTACGGGGCGTCATGGATTTCGAATCCCTGTTGGAAAAGGCAAAAAAAGGACTGGTGGTGCGCACGGACTCGCGCAAGCTCCAGGACGGCGAATGTTTCGTGGCCATGCCCGGCGCGAAAGTGCGCGGCGTGGACTACATCCCCGACGCGCTGAACAACGGCGCGCGCTACGTGGTGGCTCCCGAAGCGGCCCACGACCTGGTCGCGCCGGTGGTGGAGGACCGGGCCGTCGCCGTATACGTGGAGAATCCGGCCGTCGCCCTGGGCGAACTGGCCCGCGCCTATTTCCATCTCCTTGACCGCGACCTCAAGCTGGTGGCCGTCACCGGAACGAACGGCAAGACGACCACTTCCTACATCATCGAGCACCTGCTGGCCTCCAGCGGTCTCAAGGTGGGCGTGCTCGGCACGGTCAACTACCGCTGGCCCGGCTTCACCATGGACGCGCCCCTGACCACGCCGGACTGCTGGATGATCCACGAGCTGCTCTTCAACATGAAGAAAGCTGACGTGGACGTCGCCGTCATGGAGGTTTCTTCCCACGCCCTGGACCAGTACCGCGTGGCCGGACTGGATTTCGACGCCGCCGTATTCACCAACCTGACCCAGGACCACCTGGACTACCACGGCGACATGGAGACGTATTTCGGTGCCAAGGCCAAGCTCTTCGCCGAGTATCCGCGTCTGAACAAGGCTGCGGTCATCAACTACGACGATCCCTATGGCCGCAGGCTCCTGGCCGATTGCGACAACGGCATCGGCTACGGCATCGGCGATCCGTCCGGGATCGGCGAAAAGCCCCTGCTCAAGGGCCGCATCCTGTCCATGACCGGCCAGGGAATGGAGATCGAGATCTCCTGGAAGAACAAGACCTGGGTGGTCAAGTCCCCGCTGGTGGGCTCCTTCAACGCCCTGAACCTGCTGGCCGCGCAGGCCGTGGGGCTTCAGCTCGGCCTGAGCGGCAAGGACATGCGCAAGCTGGCGACCTTCCCCGGGGTGCCCGGCCGCCTGGAACGGGTCATGAACGACCGGAACCTGGACATCTTCGTGGACTACGCCCACACCCCGGACGCCCTCGAAAACGTGCAGCGGACCCTCAAGGAACTGGATTTCAAACGGCTCATCACCGTATTCGGCTGCGGCGGCGACCGCGACCGGACCAAGCGTCCGCTCATGGCGCAATCCGCCGCCCGCTACGCCGACGTTGCCGTGCTCACCTCGGACAACCCCCGCACCGAGGACCCGGCGGCCATCATGGACGACGCGCGCCCCGGCCTGGCCGAAGCAAGACACGTAATGGAAAACCCGGACCGGGCCGAGGCCATCAAGATGGCCGTGGCTGAAATGGAACCCGGAGACGCCCTGCTCATCGCGGGCAAGGGCCATGAAGATTATCAGATTATCGGCACCACCAAGCGCCACTTCTCCGACAAAGAGGCCGCGCTCAAAGCCATTGAGGAAGTATATTCGTGA
- a CDS encoding UDP-N-acetylmuramoyl-tripeptide--D-alanyl-D-alanine ligase → MNLTLAEVARCLGAPADEGFEDTVVTEVKTDSRTVESGDLFFCIAGENFDGHEFAAQAAAKGACAVVASRMIGDIGVPVVMVRDTVTALGRLAACWRDTCGAKLVAVTGTAGKTTVKEMLHAVASQRFATAKNYRNFNNQIGLPMSMLKASADQELWIMELGISRRGDMEELAPVASPDLAIITNVGPGHLEGLGNEAGVAQAKTSLLRYLRQGGSAVVGRDYPLLWNAALELTDAPVGFSGREDADTDFAAIFLGSTPDGRGRYRLRTPDGDGELTAPFCGTHYAENLACVAAAAHSLGMTRDEVVSGVQTLAADPQRFCCKIGNGVTVIDDTYNANPLSTAKAIRTAAGMACGLPLVLVLGDMRELGDETAMRHEEIGRIANEAAPLAVFYKGEHRADVERGLGGKAQAITDVDELLKAWRALELDRAVVLVKGSRSLKMELFANALCRELNAEVQGGAK, encoded by the coding sequence GTGAACCTGACCCTGGCTGAAGTCGCACGCTGCCTCGGCGCACCCGCCGACGAGGGATTCGAGGATACCGTCGTCACGGAAGTGAAGACGGATTCCCGTACAGTGGAATCCGGCGACCTCTTTTTCTGCATCGCGGGCGAAAATTTCGACGGGCATGAGTTCGCCGCACAGGCCGCCGCAAAGGGCGCCTGCGCCGTGGTGGCCTCGCGTATGATCGGCGACATCGGCGTGCCGGTCGTCATGGTCCGCGACACCGTAACCGCTTTGGGCAGGCTCGCGGCCTGCTGGCGCGACACCTGCGGCGCCAAGCTCGTGGCCGTGACCGGCACGGCGGGCAAAACCACGGTCAAGGAAATGCTCCACGCCGTGGCCTCGCAACGCTTCGCAACGGCCAAAAACTACCGGAACTTCAACAACCAGATCGGCCTGCCCATGTCCATGCTCAAGGCATCCGCTGACCAGGAGCTGTGGATCATGGAACTGGGCATCTCCCGACGCGGAGACATGGAAGAGCTGGCCCCGGTGGCCAGCCCGGACCTGGCCATCATCACCAACGTGGGCCCCGGCCACCTGGAAGGGCTCGGCAACGAGGCGGGCGTGGCCCAGGCAAAGACCTCCCTGCTCCGCTATCTGCGCCAGGGCGGCAGCGCTGTCGTCGGCAGGGACTATCCCCTGCTGTGGAACGCGGCCCTCGAACTGACGGACGCCCCGGTGGGCTTCTCCGGCAGAGAGGACGCGGACACCGATTTCGCCGCAATCTTCCTCGGCTCCACCCCCGACGGACGAGGACGCTACAGGCTGCGCACCCCTGACGGCGACGGCGAATTGACCGCCCCGTTCTGCGGCACCCACTACGCCGAGAATCTGGCCTGCGTGGCCGCCGCCGCCCACTCGCTGGGCATGACCCGCGACGAGGTCGTGAGCGGCGTACAGACCCTGGCCGCCGACCCCCAGCGGTTCTGCTGCAAGATCGGCAACGGCGTCACGGTCATCGACGACACCTACAACGCCAACCCCCTGTCCACGGCCAAGGCCATCCGCACGGCGGCCGGCATGGCATGCGGCCTGCCCCTGGTGCTGGTCCTCGGCGACATGCGCGAGCTTGGCGATGAAACGGCCATGCGCCATGAAGAGATCGGACGCATCGCCAACGAAGCTGCCCCGCTGGCCGTCTTCTACAAGGGCGAGCACCGCGCCGACGTGGAACGCGGATTGGGCGGCAAGGCGCAAGCGATCACCGATGTCGACGAACTTCTGAAGGCGTGGCGCGCCCTGGAACTGGACCGCGCCGTGGTCCTGGTCAAGGGTTCCCGGTCCCTGAAGATGGAGCTCTTCGCCAACGCCCTGTGCCGGGAATTGAACGCGGAAGTCCAGGGAGGCGCAAAGTGA
- the mraY gene encoding phospho-N-acetylmuramoyl-pentapeptide-transferase, protein MIYNLLVPLSTDVGVLNVFRYITFRSVWALLTALILSILFGPAMIRWLTKIKCGQYIREDGPKHQAKQGTPTMGGIMILFSVAMSTLLWADLTNIYVWLTLLAFAGFSAIGFADDYIKVVKRRNKGLSPKAKFVLQCLVASAAIAMLINEPAYSTRLSVPFFKNFNPDLGWFYLPFALVVMVGASNAVNLTDGLDGLAIGPMVVAMACFAIFIYVSGHATMAEYLQVQNIQGIGEVTVFCGAMVGAGLGFLWFNAHPAQVFMGDVGSLGLGGALGFVAVLAKQELLLAIVGGVFVFETLSVILQVGYFKLTGGKRIFKMAPLHHHFELKGIPESKIIVRFWILSILMALMALSTLKLR, encoded by the coding sequence GTGATCTATAACCTGCTCGTTCCGCTCAGCACGGACGTAGGCGTCCTCAACGTCTTCCGCTACATCACCTTCCGGTCGGTGTGGGCGCTTTTGACGGCCCTCATCCTGTCCATCCTGTTCGGCCCGGCCATGATCCGCTGGCTGACCAAGATCAAATGCGGCCAGTACATCCGCGAGGACGGCCCCAAGCACCAGGCCAAGCAGGGCACCCCGACCATGGGCGGGATCATGATCCTCTTCTCCGTGGCGATGTCCACCCTGCTCTGGGCCGACCTGACCAACATCTACGTCTGGCTGACGCTGCTGGCCTTTGCCGGGTTCAGCGCCATCGGCTTCGCGGACGACTACATCAAGGTCGTCAAACGGCGGAACAAGGGCCTTTCCCCCAAGGCCAAATTCGTCCTGCAATGCCTGGTGGCCTCCGCGGCCATCGCCATGCTCATCAACGAACCGGCCTATTCCACCCGACTGTCCGTGCCGTTCTTCAAGAACTTCAACCCGGACCTCGGCTGGTTCTACCTGCCGTTCGCCCTGGTCGTCATGGTCGGAGCGAGCAACGCGGTCAACCTGACCGACGGCCTGGACGGGCTGGCCATCGGCCCCATGGTCGTGGCCATGGCCTGCTTCGCCATCTTCATCTACGTTTCGGGCCACGCCACCATGGCCGAATATCTCCAGGTCCAGAACATCCAGGGCATCGGCGAAGTGACGGTCTTCTGCGGCGCGATGGTCGGCGCGGGCCTCGGATTCCTGTGGTTCAACGCCCATCCGGCGCAGGTCTTCATGGGCGACGTGGGGTCGCTCGGTCTCGGCGGGGCCCTGGGCTTCGTGGCCGTGCTGGCCAAACAGGAGCTGCTGCTGGCCATTGTGGGCGGCGTGTTCGTCTTCGAGACCCTGTCGGTCATCCTGCAGGTGGGTTACTTCAAACTCACCGGGGGCAAGCGCATCTTCAAGATGGCCCCCCTGCACCACCATTTCGAACTCAAGGGCATTCCCGAATCCAAGATCATTGTGCGCTTCTGGATTCTGTCCATACTCATGGCCCTCATGGCCCTGTCCACTCTGAAGCTGAGGTAG
- the murD gene encoding UDP-N-acetylmuramoyl-L-alanine--D-glutamate ligase, producing the protein MNRIVQKYINDAVFNGKQAVVVGTGKSGLAAARLLDVLGAKVRVADRDETVAEEKLGELAGRVELITGPHEKRHFADADLVVFSPGVPVRKLAPALEGLPPENLVSELEFASWFIEAPILAVTGSNGKTTTTTLISAILEKAGRKVFTGGNIGVPLCEYLLDMEPAEIIVLEVSSFQLQNCHGFKPHVGLFLNFSANHLDYHADMDEYLDAKLHMFSRMTADDTALLHESLHPLLDGRTFTGARVEWFGPTSRFDAPHLMGEHNRSNVEAAWQAVSRFGVTEEEAAEAIRDFRPLAHRIEPVAEKNGVLYVNDSKATTLDAAQAAVHAFDRPVRILMGGVWKGGDVTAFAEAIDGRVAAVGLYGGSREILEPELKKRFPVSWDETLEQAVRRQAGLAAPGDVILLSPATSSFDQYANMAERGADFKRTVEGLDG; encoded by the coding sequence GTGAACCGCATCGTCCAGAAATACATCAACGACGCCGTCTTCAACGGCAAACAGGCCGTGGTTGTCGGCACCGGCAAGTCCGGTCTGGCCGCCGCCCGGCTGCTCGACGTGCTCGGCGCGAAGGTCCGCGTGGCCGACCGCGACGAGACGGTCGCCGAGGAGAAACTCGGCGAACTCGCCGGTCGAGTGGAACTGATTACCGGCCCCCACGAGAAGCGCCACTTCGCGGACGCGGACCTTGTGGTCTTCTCTCCCGGCGTGCCCGTGCGCAAGCTGGCCCCGGCCCTGGAAGGACTGCCCCCGGAAAACCTGGTCTCCGAGCTGGAGTTCGCCTCCTGGTTCATCGAGGCCCCGATCCTGGCCGTGACCGGCTCCAACGGCAAAACCACGACCACCACGCTCATCTCCGCCATCCTGGAGAAGGCAGGCCGCAAGGTTTTCACCGGCGGCAACATCGGCGTGCCCCTGTGCGAATATCTCCTGGACATGGAACCGGCCGAGATCATCGTTCTGGAGGTATCCAGCTTCCAGTTGCAGAACTGCCACGGATTCAAGCCGCATGTGGGTCTGTTCCTGAATTTCTCCGCCAACCACCTGGACTACCACGCGGACATGGACGAGTACCTGGACGCCAAGCTCCATATGTTCAGCCGGATGACGGCCGACGACACGGCGCTGCTCCACGAATCCCTGCATCCCCTGCTCGACGGGCGCACCTTCACCGGCGCACGCGTGGAATGGTTCGGCCCGACAAGCCGCTTCGACGCCCCGCACCTCATGGGCGAACACAACCGCTCCAACGTGGAAGCCGCCTGGCAGGCGGTAAGCCGGTTCGGCGTCACCGAAGAGGAAGCCGCCGAGGCCATCCGCGACTTCCGGCCGCTGGCCCACCGCATCGAACCCGTGGCCGAGAAGAACGGCGTACTCTACGTCAACGACTCCAAGGCCACCACCCTGGACGCGGCCCAGGCCGCCGTGCACGCCTTTGACCGGCCCGTGCGCATCCTCATGGGCGGCGTCTGGAAGGGCGGCGACGTGACCGCCTTTGCCGAGGCCATCGACGGCCGCGTGGCGGCCGTGGGGCTGTACGGCGGCTCGCGCGAAATCTTGGAGCCGGAATTGAAAAAACGGTTCCCCGTAAGCTGGGACGAAACCCTGGAACAGGCCGTCAGGCGTCAGGCCGGACTGGCCGCGCCCGGCGACGTGATCCTGCTCTCTCCGGCCACCTCCTCCTTCGACCAGTACGCCAACATGGCGGAACGCGGCGCGGACTTCAAACGCACGGTGGAGGGCCTCGATGGCTAG